A DNA window from Drosophila virilis strain 15010-1051.87 chromosome 4, Dvir_AGI_RSII-ME, whole genome shotgun sequence contains the following coding sequences:
- the Mhc gene encoding myosin heavy chain, muscle isoform X7, translating to MPKPAASQEDEDPTPYLFVSLEQRRIDQSKPYDSKKSCWVPDEKEGYLLGEIKATKGDIVSVGLPGGETKDFKKDQLQQVNPPKYEKAEDMSNLTYLNDASVLHNLRQRYYNKLIYTYSGLFCVAINPYKRYPVYTNRCAKMYRGKRRNEVPPHIFAISDGAYVDMLTNHVNQSMLITGESGAGKTENTKKVIAYFATVGASGKKDESQKNKGSLEDQVVQTNPVLEAFGNAKTVRNDNSSRFGKFIRIHFGPSGKLAGADIETYLLEKARVISQQSLERSYHIFYQIMSGAVAGVKDMCLLSDNIYDYFNVSQGKVTVPSIDDSEEFQLADQAFDILGFTKQEKEDVYKITAAVMHMGGMKFKQRGREEQAEQDGEEEGGRVSKLFGCDTAELYKNLLKPRIKVGNEFVTQGRNVQQVTNSIGALCKGVFDRLFKWLVKKCNETLDTKQKRQHFIGVLDIAGFEIFDYNGFEQLCINFTNEKLQQFFNHHMFVLEQEEYKKEGIEWAFIDFGMDLLACIDLIEKPMGILSILEEESMFPKATDQTFSEKLTNTHLGKSAPFQKPKPPKPGQQAAHFAIGHYAGVVAYNITGWLEKNKDPLNDTVVDQFKKSQNKLLIEIFADHPGQSGGGEQAKGGRGKKGGGFATVSSAYKEQLNSLMTTLRSTQPHFVRCIIPNEMKQPGMVDAHLVMHQLTCNGVLEGIRICRKGFPNRMVYPDFKMRYQILNPKGIKGIEDPKKCTKILVESTELADDQYRLGNTKVFFRAGVLGQMEEFRDERLGKIMSWMQAWARGYLSRRGFKKLQEQRVALKVVQRNLRKYLQLRTWPWYKLWQKIKPLLNVSRIEDEIARLEEKAKKAEELHAAEVKVRKELEVLNAKLLAEKTALLDSLSGEKGQLQDFQERNAKLTAQKNDLENQLRDIQERLTQEEDARNQLFQQKKKADQEISGLKKDIEDLELSVQKAEQDKATKDHQIRNLNDEIAHQDELINKLNKEKKMQGESNQKTGEELQAAEDKINHLNKVKAKLEQTLDELEDSLEREKKVRGDVEKSKRKVEGDLKLTQEAVSDLERNKKELEQTIQRKDKELSSITAKLEDEQVVVGKHQRQIKELQARIEELEEEVEAERQARAKAEKQRADLARELEELGERLEEAGGATSAQIELNKKREAELSKLRRDLEEANIQHESTLANLRKKHNDAVAEMAEQVDQLNKLKAKAEKEKNEYYGQLNDLRAGVDHITNEKAAQEKIAKQLQHTLNEVQSKLDETNRTLNDFDASKKKLSIENSDLLRQLEEAESQVSQLSKIKISLTTQLEDTKRLADEESRERATLLGKFRNLEHDLDNLREQVEEEAEGKADLQRQLSKANAEAQVWRSKYESDGVARSEELEEAKRKLQARLAEAEETIESLNQKCIGLEKTKQRLSTEVEDLQLEVDRANAIANAAEKKQKAFDKIIGEWKLKVDDLAAELDASQKECRNYSTELFRLKGAYEEGQEQLEAVRRENKNLADEVKDLLDQIGEGGRNIHEIEKARKRLEAEKDELQAALEEAEAALEQEENKVLRAQLELSQVRQEIDRRIQEKEEEFENTRKNHQRALDSMQASLEAEAKGKAEALRMKKKLEADINELEIALDHANKANAEAQKNIKRYQQQLKDIQTALEEEQRARDDAREQLGISERRANALQNELEESRTLLEQADRGRRQAEQELADAHEQLNEVSAQNASISAAKRKLESELQTLHSDLDELLNEAKNSEEKAKKAMVDAARLADELRAEQDHAQTQEKLRKALEQQIKELQVRLDEAEANALKGGKKAIQKLEQRVRELENELDGEQRRHADAQKNLRKSERRIKELSFQSEEDRKNHERMQDLVDKLQQKIKTYKRQIEEAEEIAALNLAKFRKAQQELEEAEERADLAEQAISKFRAKGRAGSVGRGASPAPRATSVRPQFDGLAFPPRFDLAPENEF from the exons ATGCCGAAGCCAGCTGCCAGCCAGGAGGATGAGGATCCCACCCCATACCTGTTCGTGTCTTTGGAACAAAGACGTATCGATCAATCGAAACCCTATGATTCGAAGAAGAGTTGTTGGGTGCCCGATGAGAAGGAGGGTTATCTTCTTGGTGAGATCAAGGCCACCAAGGGCGATATCGTCTCCGTCGGTCTGCCTGGTGGAGAG ACGAAAGACTTCAAGAAAGATCAGCTCCAGCAGGTGAACCCTCCGAAATACGAAAAAGCTGAGGATATGTCTAACTTGACATACCTTAACGATGCCTCTGTGCTCCATAACTTGAGGCAGAGATATTACAACAAGCTCATCTAT ACCTACTCCGGTCTTTTCTGCGTTGCCATCAATCCCTATAAGCGCTACCCCGTCTATACCAACCGTTGCGCTAAGATGTACCGTGGTAAGCGCCGTAATGAAGTGCCACCCcatatttttgccatttctgaCGGTGCCTACGTCGACATGTTGACCAACCACGTGAATCAATCTATGTTGATTACCGGTGAGTCTGGTgctggtaagactgagaacACGAAGAAGGTCATTGCGTACTTCGCCACTGTTGGCGCTTCTGGCAAGAAGGATGAGTCGCAGAAGAACAAGGGCTCCCTGGAAGATCAGGTTGTGCAAACCAATCCTGTGCTTGAGGCCTTCGGTAACGCCAAGACCGTGCGTAACGATAACTCCTCTCGTTTC GGTAAATTCATCCGTATTCATTTCGGTCCATCTGGTAAACTGGCTGGTGCTGATATTGAGACCT ATCTGTTGGAGAAGGCTCGTGTCATCTCTCAGCAGTCCCTGGAGCGCTCCTACCATATCTTCTACCAGATTATGTCCGGTGCCGTTGCTGGTGTCAaag ACATGTGCTTGCTCTCTGATAACATTTACGACTACTTTAACGTATCCCAGGGCAAGGTCACTGTGCCCAGTATCGATGACTCTGAGGAATTCCAGCTGGCAGAT CAAGCTTTCGACATCTTGGGCTTCACCAAGCAGGAGAAGGAGGATGTGTACAAGATCACCGCCGCTGTCATGCATATGGGTGGCATGAAGTTCAAGCAACGTGGTCGCGAGGAGCAGGCTGAACAGGATGGTGAGGAGGAGGGTGGCCGTGTGTCTAAGCTGTTCGGCTGCGACACCGCTGAGCTGTACAAGAACTTGCTCAAGCCCCGCATCAAGGTCGGTAACGAGTTCGTCACCCAGGGCCGTAACGTCCAGCAGGTCACCAACTCCATTGGTGCTCTGTGCAAGGGTGTCTTCGATCGTCTCTTCAAATGGCTGGTCAAGAAGTGTAACGAGACTCTGGATACCAAGCAGAAGCGTCAGCATTTCATTGGTGTACTGGATATTGCTGGTTTTGAAATCTTCGAC TACAACGGTTTCGAGCAACTGTGTATTAACTTCACCAACGAGAAGTTGCAACAATTCTTCAACCATCACATGTTCGTTTTGGAGCAAGAAGAATACAAGAAGGAAGGTATTGAATGGGCCTTCATCGATTTCGGTATGGACTTGTTGGCCTGTATTGATTTGATTGAAAAG CCTATGGGTATCTTGTCGATTCTTGAGGAAGAGTCTATGTTCCCCAAGGCCACCGATCAGACCTTCTCGGAGAAGCTGACCAACACCCATTTGGGCAAGTCGGCTCCATTCCAGAAGCCCAAGCCACCAAAGCCCGGCCAGCAGGCAGCTCACTTTGCCATCGGCCATTATGCTGGTGTTGTCGCCTATAACATCACCGGTTGGTTGGAGAAGAACAAGGATCCCCTGAACGACACTGTTGTCGATCAGTTCAAGAAGTCGCAGAACAAACTGCTCATCGAAATCTTCGCTGATCACCCCGGCCAGTCCGGCGGCGGTGAACAGGCCAAGGGCGGTCGTGGCAAGAAGGGCGGTGGCTTCGCCACTGTCTCGTCTGCCTACAAGGAGCAGTTGAACAGCTTGATGACAACTCTGCGCTCGACACAGCCTCACTTCGTCCGTTGCATCATTCCCAATGAAATGAAACAGCCTGGCATGGTTGATGCTCACTTGGTTATGCACCAGCTGACTTGTAACGGTGTGCTTGAAGGTATCCGTATTTGCCGTAAAGGTTTCCCCAACAGAATGGTCTACCCCGACTTCAAGATGCG CTACCAAATCCTGAACCCAAAGGGTATCAAGGGTATTGAGGATCCCAAGAAATGCACGAAAATCCTCGTCGAATCGACCGAGTTGGCCGACGATCAATACCGTTTGGGTAACACAAAG GTGTTCTTCCGTGCCGGTGTCCTGGGTCAGATGGAGGAGTTCCGTGATGAGCGTCTCGGCAAGATCATGTCCTGGATGCAGGCCTGGGCCCGCGGTTATCTGTCCCGCAGAGGCTTCAAGAAGCTGCAGGAGCAGCGTGTCGCCCTCAAGGTTGTCCAGCGCAATCTGCGCAAATACCTGCAGCTGCGTACCTGGCCCTGGTACAAACTGTGGCAGAAGATCAAGCCTCTGCTCAACGTCAGCCGCATTGAGGACGAAATTGCC CGTCTGGAGGAGAAGGCCAAGAAGGCTGAGGAACTGCATGCCGCTGAAGTGAAAGTGCGCAAGGAGTTGGAGGTCTTGAACGCCAAACTGTTGGCCGAGAAGACCGCCCTGCTGGACTCCCTGTCCGGCGAGAAGGGTCAGCTGCAGGACTTCCAGGAGCGCAACGCTAAGTTGACCGCCCAGAAGAACGACCTCGAGAACCAGCTGCGC GACATTCAAGAGCGCCTGACTCAGGAGGAAGATGCCCGCAACCAGCTGTtccagcagaagaagaaggcCGATCAGGAGATCTCTGGCCTGAAGAAGGACATCGAGGATCTGGAATTGAGCGTCCAGAAGGCCGAACAGGATAAGGCCACCAAGGATCACCAGATCCGCAACTTGAACGACGAGATCGCCCACCAGGATGAGCTCATCAACAAGTTGAACAAGGAGAAGAAGATGCAGGGTGAGAGCAACCAGAAGACTGGTGAGGAACTGCAGGCCGCTGAGGACAAGATTAACCACTTGAACAAGGTTAAGGCCAAGCTCGAGCAGACTCTCGATGAGCTCGAGGATTCGCTGGAGCGCGAGAAGAAGGTGCGCGGCGATGTTGAGAAGTCTAAGCGCAAGGTTGAGGGTGACCTCAAGCTGACCCAGGAGGCTGTTTCCGATCTGGAGCGCAACAAGAAGGAGTTGGAGCAGACCATCCAGCGTAAGGACAAGGAATTGTCCTCCATCACCGCCAAGCTGGAAGATGAGCAGGTCGTTGTTGGCAAACACCAGCGCCAGATCAAGGAACTGCAGGCCCGCATTGAAGAGCTCGAGGAGGAGGTCGAGGCCGAGCGTCAGGCCCGCGCCAAGGCTGAGAAGCAGCGCGCCGATTTGGCCCGCGAACTCGAGGAATTGGGTGAGCGTCTGGAGGAGGCTGGCGGTGCCACCTCTGCCCAGATTGAGCTGAACAAGAAGCGTGAGGCTGAGCTGAGCAAACTGCGTCGCGATCTTGAGGAAGCCAACATCCAGCACGAATCCACCCTGGCCAACCTGCGCAAGAAGCACAACGATGCCGTCGCTGAGATGGCCGAACAGGTTGATCAGCTCAACAAGCTGAAGGCCAA GGCTGAGAAGGAGAAGAACGAGTACTACGGCCAGCTGAACGATCTGCGTGCCGGTGTTGATCACATTACCAACGAGAAG GCTGCCCAGGAGAAGATCgccaagcagctgcagcatacCCTCAACGAGGTCCAGTCCAAATTGGATGAGACCAACAGGACTCTGAACGATTTCGATGCCAGCAAGAAGAAGCTGTCCATTGAGAACTCCGATCTGTTGCGTCAATTGGAGGAAGCCGAGTCTCAGGTGTCGCAGCTGTCCAAGATCAAGATCTCCTTGACCACCCAGCTGGAAGATACCAAGCGTTTGGCCGATGAGGAGTCTCGCGAACGCGCCACCCTTTTGGGCAAGTTCCGCAACTTGGAGCACGACCTCGACAACTTGCGCGAGCAGGTTGAGGAGGAGGCTGAGGGCAAGGCTGATTTGCAGCGTCAACTCAGCAAGGCTAACGCTGAGGCCCAGGTCTGGCGCAGCAAGTACGAGTCCGATGGTGTTGCCCGCTCTGAGGAGCTGGAGGAGGCCAAGAGGAAGCTGCAGGCCCGCCTTGCCGAGGCTGAGGAGACCATCGAGTCGCTCAACCAGAAGTGCATCGGCCTGGAGAAGACCAAGCAGCGCCTGTCCACCGAAGTCGAGGACTTGCAGCTGGAGGTCGACCGTGCCAATGCCATTGCCAACGCCGCCGAGAAGAAGCAGAAGGCCTTCGACAAGATCATTGGCGAATGGAAGCTTAAGGTTGATGACTTGGCCGCTGAGCTGGATGCCTCCCAGAAGGAGTGCCGCAACTACTCCACCGAGTTGTTCCGTCTTAAGGGTGCCTACGAGGAAGGCCAGGAACAGCTGGAGGCTGTGCGTCGTGAGAACAAGAACTTGGCCGATGAGGTTAAGGATCTGCTCGACCAAATCGGTGAGGGTGGCCGCAACATCCATGAAATCGAGAAGGCCCGCAAGCGCCTGGAAGCCGAAAAGGACGAGCTCCAGGCTGCTCTTGAGGAAGCCGAGGCTGCTCTCGAACAGGAGGAGAACAAGGTCCTCCGCGCTCAACTTGAGCTGTCCCAGGTGCGCCAGGAAATCGATCGCCGCATCCAGGAGAAGGAAGAGGAATTCGAGAATACCCGCAAGAACCACCAGCGCGCTCTCGACTCCATGCAAGCCTCCCTCGAAGCCGAAGCCAAGGGCAAGGCTGAGGCGCTGCGCATGAAGAAGAAGTTGGAAGCCGACATCAACGAATTGGAAATTGCTCTGGATCATGCCAACAAG GCTAACGCCGAGGCCCAGAAGAACATCAAGCGCTACCAACAGCAGCTCAAGGACATCCAGACTGCCCTTGAGGAAGAACAGAGAGCCCGCGATGATGCCCGCGAACAGCTGGGTATCTCCGAGCGTCGTGCCAACGCTCTGCAGAACGAACTGGAAGAGTCTCGCACTCTGCTGGAGCAGGCCGATCGCGGTCGTCGCCAGGCCGAGCAAGAGCTGGCCGATGCCCACGAACAGCTGAACGAAGTTTCCGCCCAGAACGCTTCCATCTCCGCTGCCAAGAGGAAATTGGAGTCTGAGCTGCAGACCCTGCACTCTGACCTGGATGAGCTCCTGAACGAAGCCAAGAACTCCGAGGAGAAGGCCAAGAAGGCTATGGTTGATGCTGCCCGCCTGGCTGATGAGCTCCGCGCTGAGCAGGATCATGCCCAGACCCAGGAGAAATTGAGAAAGGCCCTGGAACAGCAGATCAAGGAATTGCAGGTGCGTCTGGATGAGGCTGAGGCCAATGCCCTTAAGGGTGGCAAGAAGGCTATCCAGAAATTGGAGCAGCGCGTCCGCGAGCTCGAGAACGAGCTGGATGGTGAGCAGAGAAGACACGCCGATGCCCAGAAGAACTTGCGCAAATCTGAGCGCCGCATCAAGGAGTTGAGCTTCCAGTCTGAGGAGGACCGCAAGAACCACGAACGCATGCAGGATCTGGTCGATAAGCTGCAACAGAAGATCAAGACATACAAGAGGCAGATCGAGGAAGCCGAGGAAATCGCTGCCCTCAACTTGGCCAAATTCCGCAAGGCCCAGCAGGAGCTCGAGGAAGCCGAGGAGCGTGCCGATCTGGCTGAGCAGGCAATTAGCAAATTCCGCGCCAAGGGACGTGCCGGTTCTGTCGGTCGTGGTGCCAGCCCAGCG CCCCGTGCGACATCCGTTAGGCCACAATTCGACGGATTGGCTTTCCCACCAAGATTCGACCTTGCTCCTGAAAACGAATTCTAA